One window from the genome of Lentibacillus daqui encodes:
- the gntK gene encoding gluconokinase, producing the protein MIGVDIGTTSTKAVLYRETGEIVANENNGYTLSTPDIATAEQDPEEIFQAVLLSIRNVMKNAEIDPENLSFISFSSAMHSIIAMDKNDQPLTPCITWADNRSAHWATKIKEDLNGKDIYRRTGTPIHPMSPLCKIAWMEHDQPDLAKQTKKYIGIKEYIFYQLFGDYVVDYSIASAMGLMNLKALKWDQQALEVAGISEDKLSRLVSTKEIMTGCHKLFAEEMGILPETPFVIGASDGVLSNIGVNSIKKGEVAVTIGTSGAIRTVIPKPHTDEKGRIFCYALTEDHWVIGGPVNNGGMVLRWIRDEFAASEVETAKRLGVDSYEVLTRIADRVEPGANGLLFHPFLAGERAPLWNADVRGSFIGLTLNHQKEHMVRAALEGVIFNLYSVFLALVEVMDTPVTAIKATGGFARSKTWRQMMADIFDQNVIIPESYESSCLGACLLGLYAQGKIDSFDVVEELVGATYKHQPNPEHVKAYRKLMPIFISISRVLESEYEKLAAYQKEKY; encoded by the coding sequence ATGATCGGGGTAGATATCGGTACAACAAGTACAAAGGCGGTTTTATACCGGGAAACAGGGGAAATTGTCGCGAACGAAAATAATGGCTATACATTGTCTACACCTGATATAGCAACTGCTGAACAGGATCCGGAAGAAATTTTTCAGGCGGTGCTTTTATCCATCCGCAACGTGATGAAAAATGCCGAAATAGACCCGGAAAATTTATCTTTTATCTCATTCAGCAGCGCGATGCACAGTATCATTGCCATGGACAAAAATGATCAACCTTTAACTCCATGTATTACCTGGGCAGATAATCGAAGTGCACATTGGGCCACAAAAATCAAGGAAGATTTAAACGGCAAGGATATTTACAGGCGAACCGGTACGCCGATTCATCCAATGTCGCCGCTTTGTAAAATTGCCTGGATGGAACATGATCAACCTGACCTGGCCAAACAAACGAAAAAGTATATCGGCATCAAGGAGTATATCTTCTATCAATTATTTGGCGATTACGTGGTTGATTATTCGATTGCGTCTGCGATGGGGTTAATGAATCTGAAAGCGCTGAAATGGGATCAACAGGCGCTTGAGGTTGCCGGTATTTCAGAGGATAAACTGTCACGACTTGTGTCTACAAAAGAAATAATGACCGGTTGCCACAAACTGTTCGCAGAGGAAATGGGGATTCTTCCAGAAACGCCATTTGTCATTGGGGCAAGTGATGGGGTGCTGTCAAATATTGGTGTAAATTCCATCAAAAAAGGCGAGGTTGCCGTAACGATCGGGACAAGTGGCGCAATTCGTACCGTTATCCCCAAACCGCATACCGATGAAAAGGGGCGTATTTTTTGTTATGCCTTAACGGAAGACCACTGGGTTATTGGTGGACCGGTTAACAATGGCGGGATGGTATTGCGATGGATCCGTGATGAATTTGCTGCAAGTGAGGTGGAGACTGCGAAACGACTTGGTGTCGACTCGTATGAAGTGTTAACGAGAATTGCCGATCGCGTGGAACCAGGGGCAAACGGCTTACTTTTCCATCCGTTCTTAGCAGGCGAAAGGGCACCATTATGGAATGCGGATGTACGCGGTTCATTTATTGGCCTAACCCTGAATCATCAGAAAGAACATATGGTAAGAGCAGCTTTGGAAGGGGTTATCTTTAATTTATATTCTGTGTTCCTGGCCTTGGTGGAAGTGATGGATACACCAGTGACGGCGATCAAAGCAACAGGTGGGTTTGCCAGATCAAAAACATGGCGGCAAATGATGGCAGATATTTTTGACCAAAATGTCATTATTCCGGAAAGTTACGAGTCTTCTTGTTTGGGCGCATGCCTGTTAGGGTTGTACGCACAGGGTAAAATTGATTCATTTGATGTGGTAGAAGAACTTGTTGGTGCAACCTATAAACATCAACCAAATCCGGAACATGTTAAAGCATATAGAAAACTCATGCCCATTTTTATTAGCATTTCCCGCGTTTTGGAATCAGAATATGAAAAACTGGCAGCATATCAAAAGGAAAAATATTGA
- a CDS encoding transposase, giving the protein MYVKQVIKVRSIHEKVANQRRDFLHKLSYHLAKDYSIIAVEDLDIRRMVTNKNKIEKLWNSKEMMRKVRESYE; this is encoded by the coding sequence ATATATGTAAAACAAGTCATCAAGGTCCGTTCCATTCATGAAAAGGTAGCAAACCAAAGAAGAGATTTTTTACATAAATTAAGTTACCATTTGGCAAAAGACTATTCCATTATTGCTGTGGAGGATCTTGACATCCGTCGTATGGTAACCAATAAAAATAAGATAGAAAAGCTGTGGAACAGTAAGGAAATGATGCGAAAAGTGAGGGAGTCTTATGAATAA